The following are encoded together in the Lachnospiraceae bacterium genome:
- the pckA gene encoding phosphoenolpyruvate carboxykinase (ATP): protein MAEINLSKYGITGTPEIVHNPSYELLFEEETKTDLEGFEKGQVSELGAVNVMTGIYTGRSPQDKFIVMDENSKDTVWWTSDEYKNDNHPASEETWNVVKEIALKELSNKKLFVVDAFCGANEDTRMAIRFIMEVAWQAHFVKNMFIQPTEEELASFEPDFVVYNASKAKVENYKELGLNSETAVMFNITSREQVIVNTWYGGEMKKGMFSMMNYYLPLKGIASMHCSANTDMNGENTAIFFGLSGTGKTTLSTDPKRLLIGDDEHGWDDNGVFNFEGGCYAKVINLDKESEPDIYNAIKRDALLENVTLDAEGKIDFDDKSVTENTRVSYPINHIEKIVRPVSSAPAAKNVIFLSADAFGVLPPVSILTPEQTQYYFLSGFTAKLAGTERGITEPTPTFSACFGQAFLELHPTKYAEELVKKMEQSGAKAYLVNTGWNGTGKRISIRDTRGIIDAILSGDILNAPTKTIPHFNFEVPTELPGVDPAILDPRDTYANVAEWEEKAQDLAQRFVKNFAKYEGNEAGKALVSAGPQA, encoded by the coding sequence ATGGCAGAAATCAATTTAAGTAAGTATGGCATCACAGGGACCCCGGAAATTGTTCATAATCCTTCTTATGAGTTGTTATTTGAAGAAGAGACCAAAACAGATCTGGAAGGGTTTGAAAAAGGACAGGTCAGCGAGCTTGGTGCCGTGAATGTAATGACTGGTATTTATACCGGACGTTCTCCGCAGGATAAATTTATTGTCATGGATGAAAATTCCAAGGATACCGTGTGGTGGACTTCTGATGAATATAAGAACGATAACCATCCGGCTAGTGAAGAGACATGGAATGTTGTAAAAGAGATTGCACTGAAAGAGCTTTCTAATAAGAAGCTGTTTGTTGTTGATGCATTCTGTGGTGCTAATGAAGACACTCGCATGGCGATTCGTTTTATTATGGAAGTGGCATGGCAGGCCCATTTCGTTAAAAATATGTTTATTCAGCCTACGGAAGAGGAGCTGGCAAGCTTTGAGCCTGATTTTGTGGTATACAACGCTTCTAAAGCTAAAGTTGAGAACTACAAAGAGCTGGGGCTGAATTCAGAAACGGCTGTTATGTTTAACATTACCAGCCGCGAGCAGGTTATTGTGAATACTTGGTATGGCGGTGAGATGAAGAAGGGTATGTTCTCTATGATGAACTATTACCTGCCGCTTAAAGGAATCGCGTCGATGCACTGCTCAGCGAACACGGATATGAATGGTGAGAATACCGCGATTTTCTTTGGCCTTTCCGGCACAGGTAAAACAACGCTGTCTACCGATCCTAAGCGTCTTTTGATCGGTGATGATGAGCATGGCTGGGATGACAACGGCGTGTTTAACTTTGAGGGCGGCTGCTATGCAAAGGTAATTAACCTTGACAAGGAGTCTGAGCCTGATATTTACAATGCAATCAAACGGGATGCATTATTAGAAAATGTAACCTTGGATGCAGAGGGCAAAATTGATTTTGACGATAAGAGCGTCACGGAGAATACGCGTGTATCCTATCCGATCAATCATATTGAAAAGATTGTGCGCCCTGTTTCTTCTGCTCCGGCTGCTAAAAATGTAATTTTCCTTTCTGCAGATGCATTTGGCGTACTGCCTCCTGTTTCTATTCTGACTCCTGAGCAGACACAGTATTATTTCCTGTCTGGCTTTACGGCAAAGCTGGCTGGCACCGAGCGCGGTATTACAGAGCCTACGCCCACCTTCTCTGCTTGCTTTGGTCAGGCGTTCCTGGAGCTGCATCCGACTAAGTATGCAGAAGAGCTGGTTAAGAAAATGGAGCAGAGCGGAGCAAAGGCTTACTTGGTAAACACAGGCTGGAATGGTACAGGAAAGCGTATTTCTATCCGCGATACACGCGGTATCATCGATGCGATTTTGAGCGGAGATATTCTGAATGCACCGACCAAGACAATTCCGCATTTCAATTTTGAAGTGCCGACCGAACTGCCAGGTGTAGATCCGGCCATTTTGGATCCTCGCGATACCTATGCTAATGTAGCAGAGTGGGAAGAAAAAGCGCAGGATCTGGCACAGAGATTTGTCAAGAACTTTGCTAAATATGAGGGCAATGAGGCAGGCAAGGCTCTGGTTTCTGCTGGCCCGCAGGCATAA
- a CDS encoding GNAT family N-acetyltransferase → MIYMREACRQDVDAIIDLIKKRMKWMDQKGLQQWNTAEYLAIYPKTYFLQHSASFIVAVAEEKIVGAAAVFKQDERWPEGGEALYVHHLVSDPACHGVGAALLEHIEKAAYQQGLAAVRLDCGVNNKALNAYYEAHGYEARGYCEEGSYHGIRREKTRFWLKLRDHAELLQEAAQWFHAKWHIPESAYQESMQECLEGRAAVPQWYVVIEYGKIIAGLGVIENDFHDRKDLAPNVCAVYVEEAYRRQGIAGQMLNLVCADMKEKQVDTLYLLTDHTGFYERYGWEFLCMVQGDGEETPSRMYRHQQQ, encoded by the coding sequence ATGATTTATATGCGAGAAGCCTGCAGGCAGGATGTGGATGCCATCATCGATTTAATTAAAAAACGCATGAAATGGATGGATCAAAAAGGATTGCAGCAATGGAATACGGCAGAGTATCTTGCGATATATCCTAAAACATATTTTTTGCAGCATAGCGCATCTTTTATTGTAGCAGTGGCAGAAGAAAAGATTGTAGGCGCTGCCGCTGTTTTTAAGCAGGATGAGCGGTGGCCGGAAGGAGGAGAGGCGCTTTATGTGCATCACCTTGTGTCAGACCCCGCCTGTCATGGCGTGGGGGCGGCCTTGCTGGAGCACATAGAAAAAGCAGCCTATCAGCAGGGGCTTGCCGCTGTGCGGCTGGACTGCGGGGTCAATAATAAAGCGCTTAATGCATACTATGAGGCGCATGGCTACGAGGCGCGCGGTTACTGCGAGGAGGGATCCTATCATGGGATCAGGCGGGAAAAGACCAGATTCTGGCTTAAGCTCAGGGATCATGCTGAGCTGCTGCAGGAGGCTGCGCAGTGGTTTCATGCTAAATGGCATATCCCGGAAAGCGCTTATCAGGAGAGCATGCAGGAGTGCTTGGAGGGGCGAGCGGCAGTGCCGCAATGGTATGTTGTGATTGAATATGGCAAGATTATTGCGGGTCTGGGCGTAATTGAAAATGACTTTCATGATCGCAAGGATCTGGCGCCTAATGTATGCGCTGTATATGTGGAGGAGGCATACCGCCGGCAGGGGATCGCAGGGCAAATGCTGAATCTGGTCTGCGCGGACATGAAGGAAAAACAGGTGGATACCTTATATTTGCTCACAGATCATACTGGGTTTTACGAGAGATATGGATGGGAGTTTTTGTGCATGGTACAAGGCGATGGGGAGGAGACCCCGTCGAGGATGTACAGGCACCAGCAGCAATGA
- a CDS encoding cytidine deaminase, with protein sequence MNEIWTQLYNAAMKVVNPREVSSSIEAGGVAAAVESASGKIYVGVCIDTSCTLGVCAERNAIFNMITNGENAIRRVIAINSEGKAMPPCGACRELMTQLMPEEYQSIEIMLDNENNKIVTLGELTPEWWI encoded by the coding sequence ATGAATGAAATTTGGACTCAGCTATATAATGCAGCAATGAAAGTGGTAAACCCGCGTGAGGTTTCAAGTAGCATAGAGGCAGGCGGAGTTGCCGCCGCAGTTGAATCCGCATCGGGTAAGATCTATGTAGGTGTGTGCATAGACACATCTTGTACGCTTGGCGTTTGTGCAGAGAGAAATGCTATTTTCAACATGATTACCAACGGCGAAAATGCGATCCGGCGTGTCATAGCTATAAATAGCGAAGGCAAGGCAATGCCGCCCTGCGGAGCCTGCCGTGAGCTGATGACGCAGCTTATGCCAGAAGAGTATCAGAGCATTGAAATTATGCTTGACAATGAAAACAATAAAATTGTGACGCTCGGCGAGTTGACGCCTGAGTGGTGGATATAA
- the lysS gene encoding lysine--tRNA ligase, which translates to MANENQGGQDLNQILRLRREKLAEMQEAGKDPYTVTKFDVTAHSTDITKHFDEMEGQTVSVAGRLMTKRVMGKASFCHIQDKRGQIQAYVTRDLLGEDAYKEFKRYHDAGDIIGVTGEVFRTQKGEVSVKAHKVELLSKSLQTLPEKYHGLTDTETRYRQRYLDLVMNPEVKETFQKRSAIISSIRRYLDAQGFMEVETPMLVSNAGGAAARPFVTHYNALNEDIKLRISLELYLKRLIVGGLERVYEIGRVFRNEGIDTRHNPEFTLMELYQAYTDYHGMMDLSENLFRHVAQEVLGTTLITYNGIEIDLGKPFARITMLDAVKQYAGVDFNEVPDTEAAKALAKQHGIEFEERHKKGDILNLFFEKYVEEHLVQPTFVMDHPIEISPLTKKKPENPEYVERFELFMNTWEVANAYSELNDPIDQRERFAAQEELLAQGDEEANHTDEDFLNALELGMPPTGGIGIGIDRMIMLLTDSPAIRDVLFFPQMKSLE; encoded by the coding sequence ATGGCAAATGAGAATCAGGGCGGGCAGGATCTAAATCAAATCCTGCGCCTGCGCAGAGAAAAGCTGGCGGAGATGCAAGAAGCAGGAAAGGATCCGTATACCGTAACTAAATTTGATGTCACAGCGCACAGCACAGATATCACCAAGCATTTTGATGAGATGGAGGGACAGACCGTTTCTGTGGCAGGCCGGCTGATGACCAAACGGGTCATGGGAAAAGCCTCTTTCTGTCATATTCAGGATAAACGGGGACAGATCCAGGCATATGTCACCAGAGATCTTTTGGGAGAAGACGCCTATAAGGAGTTTAAACGATATCATGACGCCGGCGACATCATTGGCGTTACGGGAGAGGTGTTCCGGACACAAAAAGGAGAGGTTTCCGTAAAGGCGCACAAAGTGGAGCTTCTTTCTAAAAGTCTTCAGACATTGCCGGAGAAATACCATGGCTTAACTGATACAGAAACCCGGTATCGTCAGCGTTATTTGGATTTGGTCATGAATCCGGAGGTCAAGGAGACCTTTCAAAAGCGCTCCGCAATCATCAGCAGCATTCGCCGATATTTAGATGCGCAGGGCTTTATGGAGGTAGAGACGCCGATGCTGGTGAGCAATGCCGGCGGTGCAGCAGCGCGTCCCTTTGTTACGCATTACAATGCACTAAATGAGGATATTAAGCTTAGAATTTCCCTAGAGCTTTATTTAAAGCGTCTTATTGTCGGCGGCTTGGAGCGCGTGTATGAAATTGGCAGGGTCTTTAGAAATGAAGGCATTGACACACGGCACAACCCGGAATTTACATTGATGGAGCTGTATCAGGCTTATACGGATTATCACGGTATGATGGATCTTTCTGAAAATCTGTTCCGGCATGTGGCACAGGAAGTGCTGGGCACTACGCTGATCACCTATAATGGCATTGAGATTGATTTAGGAAAGCCTTTTGCCCGCATTACCATGCTGGATGCGGTAAAGCAATATGCGGGTGTAGATTTCAATGAGGTGCCCGATACAGAGGCAGCTAAGGCTCTTGCGAAGCAGCATGGAATTGAATTTGAAGAGCGTCATAAGAAGGGCGATATCCTCAATCTTTTCTTTGAAAAGTATGTGGAGGAGCATTTAGTGCAACCTACATTTGTCATGGATCATCCAATTGAGATTTCTCCGCTGACTAAGAAAAAGCCGGAGAATCCGGAATATGTTGAGCGCTTTGAGCTTTTTATGAATACATGGGAAGTAGCCAACGCGTACTCTGAGCTCAACGATCCGATTGATCAGAGAGAGCGTTTTGCTGCGCAGGAGGAGCTTTTAGCGCAGGGAGATGAAGAAGCGAACCATACGGATGAGGACTTCTTAAATGCATTAGAGCTGGGCATGCCGCCTACAGGAGGCATCGGTATTGGTATTGATCGTATGATCATGCTGCTCACCGATTCTCCGGCCATTCGAGATGTGCTTTTCTTTCCGCAGATGAAATCCTTGGAATAA
- the greA gene encoding transcription elongation factor GreA, translating to METKKVILTHAGMEKMEQELLELKTVKRHEVAQKIKEARAQGDLSENAEYDAAKDEQGKIEGRIAELEKTLRNAQVIDEEDTDLNKVSLGCRVVLYDQEFDENITYTIVGSTEADPMEGLISNESPVGAAVLGAAVGDEVEVTTPGGVTVFKVLEISR from the coding sequence ATGGAGACAAAAAAAGTAATTTTAACCCATGCGGGTATGGAAAAAATGGAGCAGGAGCTGCTCGAGTTGAAAACGGTCAAACGCCATGAAGTAGCGCAAAAGATTAAAGAGGCGAGAGCACAAGGAGATTTATCCGAAAATGCAGAATACGATGCAGCTAAGGATGAACAGGGAAAAATTGAGGGACGTATCGCCGAACTTGAAAAGACACTGCGCAATGCGCAGGTGATCGATGAAGAAGATACCGATTTGAATAAAGTATCCTTAGGCTGCCGTGTGGTATTATATGATCAGGAATTTGATGAGAATATTACCTATACGATTGTGGGATCTACCGAGGCGGATCCTATGGAAGGCCTGATCTCAAATGAATCGCCTGTAGGCGCGGCTGTACTGGGCGCGGCTGTAGGTGATGAGGTAGAGGTAACAACGCCTGGCGGCGTAACAGTTTTTAAGGTGCTGGAAATCAGTCGATAA
- the dusB gene encoding tRNA dihydrouridine synthase DusB, with translation MRIGSLALKSNVLAAPMAGVSDSSFRRLCREQGAGAVYTEMVSAKALHYQNENTAALLYKEAEEEPVILQLFGSEPQLMAEEAQKLQDRFAAIDLNMGCPAPKIVKNHEGSALLKRPRLVYEIIRQVSQAVKIPVTVKIRKGCERTEDVAVQIAQVCEEAGAAAITVHGRTAAEMYSGRADWDVIRRVKEAVQIPVIGNGDVVDAYTAKKMLLQTGCDGIMVGRASRGNPWIFSEICEYLQSGQTLPRPKQEEILQMALRHAAMIIEEKGEFVGIRQMRSHILWYLKGMPSSTEKKRRLQQISSLKELQELLMP, from the coding sequence ATGAGGATTGGGTCTTTAGCATTAAAGAGCAATGTACTGGCGGCGCCTATGGCGGGTGTATCAGACTCCAGCTTCCGGCGCTTATGCCGCGAGCAGGGAGCAGGCGCCGTCTACACAGAAATGGTCAGTGCAAAAGCGCTGCATTATCAAAATGAAAATACGGCGGCTCTTTTATATAAAGAAGCAGAGGAGGAGCCGGTGATTTTGCAGCTCTTCGGTTCGGAACCACAGCTGATGGCAGAAGAAGCGCAGAAGTTACAAGACCGGTTTGCGGCTATTGATTTGAATATGGGCTGTCCGGCCCCTAAAATTGTCAAGAATCATGAGGGCTCTGCACTGTTAAAAAGGCCGCGTCTGGTATATGAAATTATCAGGCAGGTGAGTCAGGCTGTAAAGATTCCGGTGACAGTCAAGATTAGAAAAGGATGCGAGCGGACAGAGGATGTCGCCGTGCAGATTGCTCAGGTCTGTGAGGAGGCAGGCGCAGCTGCCATTACAGTACATGGACGCACGGCGGCTGAAATGTACAGCGGACGGGCCGATTGGGATGTAATTCGTCGTGTGAAGGAGGCCGTACAGATTCCAGTCATTGGCAATGGCGATGTAGTGGATGCTTATACTGCTAAAAAAATGCTTCTGCAGACCGGCTGTGATGGTATTATGGTGGGAAGGGCGAGCAGAGGAAATCCATGGATCTTTTCAGAGATATGTGAATATCTGCAGAGCGGACAAACACTGCCCAGGCCAAAGCAGGAGGAGATTTTGCAAATGGCACTTCGGCATGCCGCTATGATCATAGAGGAAAAAGGAGAGTTTGTTGGAATCCGGCAGATGCGATCGCATATTTTATGGTATTTAAAGGGGATGCCAAGCAGCACGGAGAAGAAAAGAAGGCTGCAGCAAATTTCAAGCTTAAAGGAACTGCAGGAGCTGCTCATGCCTTGA
- a CDS encoding type III pantothenate kinase: protein MLLVFDIGNTQIKMGVFKEEQLVASWRMTTGATKTSDEYGIDIRMLLECEGLHAHDFEQVVISSVVPHMMHSFCNAIRRYIQKEPLVIGPGIKTGVCIKTENPKEVGADLIADVAAACEIYGAPCLVVDFGTATKYEVINEKGEFIAAVFAPGIGISADALCSRAAQLPMIEIKKPASILNANTVECMQAGLVYGYIGQVEYIVGQIKKEMGLPDLQVIATGGFSRIFAQELPCIHQYDAALTLKGLQIIAKRNAKKSSRKSRK, encoded by the coding sequence ATGCTATTAGTATTTGATATTGGAAACACACAAATTAAAATGGGCGTATTTAAAGAGGAGCAGCTGGTTGCCAGTTGGCGGATGACCACAGGAGCGACTAAGACCTCTGATGAATACGGGATTGATATCCGCATGCTGCTGGAATGTGAAGGACTGCATGCGCATGATTTTGAGCAGGTTGTCATTTCTTCTGTAGTACCGCATATGATGCATTCCTTTTGTAATGCCATCCGCAGATATATACAGAAGGAACCGCTCGTGATCGGCCCTGGAATTAAAACCGGAGTCTGCATTAAAACAGAAAATCCCAAGGAAGTAGGTGCGGATCTGATTGCGGATGTGGCTGCTGCTTGTGAGATCTACGGAGCCCCTTGTCTGGTGGTCGATTTTGGAACTGCGACTAAATATGAAGTGATCAATGAAAAAGGAGAATTTATAGCCGCTGTTTTTGCACCGGGAATCGGCATCTCGGCGGATGCACTTTGTTCGCGGGCGGCGCAGCTTCCCATGATTGAGATCAAAAAACCGGCCAGTATTTTGAATGCCAATACGGTGGAATGCATGCAGGCTGGCTTGGTATACGGCTACATTGGGCAGGTAGAATATATCGTCGGGCAAATTAAAAAAGAAATGGGGCTTCCCGATTTGCAGGTCATCGCAACAGGGGGATTTAGCCGGATTTTTGCACAGGAGCTTCCCTGCATCCATCAATATGATGCAGCGCTTACCCTTAAGGGACTGCAGATTATCGCTAAGCGAAATGCAAAAAAGAGCAGCAGGAAAAGCAGAAAATGA
- the hflB gene encoding ATP-dependent zinc metalloprotease FtsH translates to MIVLALVLIFNGFDFGFNSMARVSDAQLHQDLQEGKIKEISITPIKVGTANMGDAVLIYQDGAAAKTVYVSDIDHFREEMSQNYQGVIVTVETIEPDSIWSSLLPMVMMTVILGIIMLFIWARMQGGGGSNGKMMNFGKSRAQVIDKANNPIRFANVAGLEEEKEEMKEVVDFLRSPQRFVELGARIPKGVLLVGPPGTGKTYLAKAVAGEAGVPFFSISGSDFVEMFVGVGASRVRDLFEKAKKSAPSIVFIDEIDAVGRQRGAGLGGGHDEREQTLNQLLVEMDGFGVNYGVIVIAATNRVDILDPALLRPGRFDRQVVVGRPDVKGREEVLRVHSKTKPLGEDVDLKTVAQTTAGFTPADLENLLNEAAIFAARGNRHFITMEDVQKAFIKVGVGTEKKSRVISAREKNITAIHEAGHAILHHVLPGLDPVHSISIIPTGMAGGYTMPLPEEDTLYWTKSQMELEIVALLGGRVAEELEIGDVTTGASNDIQRATSMARGMVMKYGMSDKLGLVQLGEENEEVFLGRDIGHTRNYGEDVAATIDGEIRRIIEEAHQKATALLTEYHDVLLKTRDLLLKQEKVTGEEFASLFNSREPQGEGAL, encoded by the coding sequence ATGATTGTGCTGGCGCTGGTTCTGATATTTAACGGCTTTGATTTTGGATTTAATAGTATGGCGCGGGTTTCTGATGCGCAGCTGCATCAGGATTTGCAGGAAGGAAAAATTAAGGAAATATCCATCACCCCTATCAAGGTGGGGACGGCTAATATGGGCGATGCAGTCTTGATTTATCAGGACGGAGCTGCGGCTAAAACGGTCTATGTATCCGATATCGACCATTTTAGAGAAGAAATGAGCCAAAACTATCAGGGGGTCATCGTAACGGTAGAGACGATAGAACCAGATAGCATATGGAGCAGTTTGCTGCCCATGGTGATGATGACGGTGATTCTGGGGATTATCATGCTGTTTATCTGGGCCCGCATGCAGGGCGGCGGAGGCAGCAACGGCAAAATGATGAATTTTGGCAAAAGCCGTGCGCAGGTGATCGATAAAGCCAATAATCCGATTCGATTTGCCAATGTGGCAGGTCTGGAAGAAGAAAAGGAGGAGATGAAGGAGGTCGTTGATTTTCTTCGCAGTCCTCAGCGCTTTGTTGAGCTTGGCGCCAGAATCCCCAAGGGAGTTTTGCTGGTGGGCCCGCCGGGAACCGGCAAGACCTATTTGGCCAAAGCGGTAGCCGGAGAGGCAGGTGTACCTTTCTTTAGTATTTCTGGTTCAGATTTTGTAGAGATGTTTGTCGGCGTGGGCGCATCCCGCGTGCGGGATTTGTTTGAAAAGGCCAAGAAAAGCGCACCCAGTATTGTATTTATTGATGAAATCGACGCCGTTGGCCGGCAAAGAGGTGCGGGACTTGGCGGCGGTCATGATGAAAGAGAGCAGACGCTTAATCAGCTTCTGGTGGAAATGGATGGTTTCGGCGTCAATTACGGCGTAATCGTGATTGCGGCCACCAACCGAGTGGATATTCTGGATCCGGCGCTGCTGCGCCCCGGGCGTTTTGACCGGCAGGTGGTGGTGGGGCGTCCCGATGTAAAGGGGCGTGAAGAGGTACTGCGTGTCCATTCCAAGACAAAGCCTTTGGGTGAGGATGTGGACCTGAAAACAGTAGCACAGACGACGGCAGGATTTACGCCGGCTGATCTGGAAAATCTGCTGAATGAGGCCGCCATTTTTGCGGCAAGAGGGAACCGGCATTTTATTACAATGGAGGACGTACAGAAAGCCTTCATTAAAGTAGGGGTCGGTACGGAAAAGAAAAGCAGAGTGATCTCGGCGAGAGAAAAGAATATCACGGCGATTCATGAAGCAGGGCATGCCATTTTGCATCATGTGCTGCCGGGGCTTGATCCTGTGCATAGCATTTCTATTATTCCTACCGGTATGGCAGGCGGATATACAATGCCGCTGCCAGAGGAGGATACACTTTACTGGACTAAGAGCCAGATGGAGCTTGAGATTGTTGCACTTTTGGGTGGCCGGGTCGCAGAAGAGCTTGAAATCGGCGATGTAACAACAGGTGCTTCCAACGATATTCAGCGCGCCACCTCGATGGCACGCGGCATGGTCATGAAATACGGTATGAGCGATAAGCTGGGACTGGTGCAGCTGGGAGAAGAGAACGAGGAAGTATTTTTAGGACGGGATATCGGACATACCCGCAATTACGGCGAGGATGTAGCGGCGACCATCGACGGAGAAATCAGGCGAATCATTGAAGAAGCCCATCAAAAGGCCACGGCGCTTCTTACAGAATATCATGATGTACTTTTAAAGACGCGTGATTTGCTGCTAAAGCAGGAAAAGGTTACCGGAGAAGAATTTGCTTCCCTTTTTAACAGCAGAGAGCCGCAAGGAGAAGGCGCGCTGTAA
- the hpt gene encoding hypoxanthine phosphoribosyltransferase: MIDQDTLEKRIQELGKTISEEYAGKEILLVCILKGGAMFMTQLAKYITVPVTMDFMILSSYGNDLISTGTVSIKKDMDEDIEGKHVLVVEDIVDTGRTLWFLRELLKERKAASVKICTMLDKPARRVVPVEVEYTGFEIEDEFVVGYGLDYEQHYRNLPYIGYVEV; encoded by the coding sequence ATGATTGATCAGGATACGCTAGAAAAGAGAATTCAGGAGCTGGGCAAAACAATCTCGGAGGAGTATGCGGGCAAGGAGATTTTGCTGGTGTGCATACTCAAGGGCGGCGCCATGTTTATGACGCAGCTGGCCAAATACATAACCGTACCGGTCACCATGGATTTTATGATACTGTCGAGCTATGGCAATGATTTAATCAGCACCGGCACGGTAAGCATCAAAAAAGATATGGATGAAGATATTGAAGGAAAGCATGTGCTGGTAGTGGAGGACATAGTGGATACGGGCAGAACGCTTTGGTTCCTGCGTGAGCTTTTAAAGGAGCGCAAAGCAGCGTCTGTCAAAATCTGCACGATGCTTGACAAACCGGCACGGCGCGTTGTGCCAGTAGAGGTAGAGTATACGGGCTTTGAAATTGAGGATGAGTTTGTTGTGGGGTACGGTCTTGACTATGAGCAGCATTATCGTAATCTGCCTTACATTGGGTATGTAGAAGTATAA
- the tilS gene encoding tRNA lysidine(34) synthetase TilS, with amino-acid sequence MLRDEVKQVLQQHQMVASGQRLVAALSGGRDSVCLLHILKGLQPCLAYELSAVHVHHGLREEADQEEAFCRRLCREWEIPLTVYHVDVPARIQASGESVEEAARSLRYEAFEKLDADRIALAHHQQDQAETVLLHLLRGSALTGLCGMRPVRMPYIRPLLYTERAAIEQYITDHALAYMEDKSNQDTAFRRNKIRHELLPLLQQEYNPEIVRILSQTAQVLQEEESYIQAQLPAAPQGNLSVSWLLSYPENLQKRILKLWLAQAGLWQNISHTHMEQLVQLLHKKGGKRISLPKGLTVDKSYDILHIYKNVPCRQIVPSMPVFEMERISIKEAREDWKKGQKDGTGIPDLPEEKWLSADALEELPVWRYRRSGDYLMIGGGRKKLKEYLIDEKIPRQERDALPLLAAGAHILWVWGHRISEGAKVTENTQQVLHVRRLLDVSGSDSCDD; translated from the coding sequence GTGCTGAGAGACGAAGTCAAGCAGGTGCTGCAGCAGCATCAAATGGTAGCAAGCGGGCAGCGGCTGGTGGCTGCGCTTTCCGGCGGAAGGGATTCCGTATGCCTGCTGCATATTTTAAAAGGCCTTCAGCCTTGTTTGGCGTATGAGCTTTCGGCCGTACACGTGCACCATGGCCTCAGAGAAGAAGCAGATCAGGAGGAAGCCTTCTGCCGCAGGCTTTGCCGGGAATGGGAGATTCCGCTGACAGTATATCATGTCGATGTGCCGGCGCGCATCCAAGCGAGCGGAGAGTCAGTTGAGGAAGCGGCGCGCAGCCTGCGGTACGAGGCGTTTGAAAAGCTAGATGCCGATCGCATCGCTCTGGCGCATCACCAGCAGGATCAGGCGGAGACCGTGCTGCTGCACCTGCTCAGGGGCAGCGCGCTCACGGGGCTTTGCGGCATGCGCCCTGTACGAATGCCGTATATCCGTCCGCTGCTATATACAGAAAGAGCGGCGATCGAGCAGTATATAACAGATCATGCATTAGCGTATATGGAGGATAAATCCAATCAGGATACCGCCTTTCGGCGCAACAAAATCCGGCATGAGCTTTTGCCGTTGCTGCAGCAAGAATACAATCCGGAGATTGTGAGGATACTCTCCCAAACGGCGCAGGTGCTGCAGGAGGAGGAGAGCTATATACAGGCGCAGCTGCCTGCTGCGCCCCAAGGGAACCTTTCGGTCTCATGGCTGTTATCCTATCCTGAAAACCTGCAGAAAAGAATTTTAAAGCTGTGGCTGGCACAGGCCGGGCTTTGGCAAAATATTTCTCATACGCATATGGAGCAGCTAGTTCAGCTCCTTCATAAGAAGGGCGGCAAGAGGATATCACTTCCAAAAGGCTTGACGGTGGACAAAAGCTATGATATACTTCATATTTATAAAAATGTACCCTGCAGGCAGATTGTGCCATCTATGCCAGTATTTGAAATGGAACGAATCTCCATTAAAGAAGCAAGAGAAGATTGGAAAAAAGGACAGAAGGATGGTACAGGGATTCCGGATTTGCCAGAGGAAAAGTGGCTTAGTGCCGATGCGCTTGAAGAGCTTCCGGTCTGGCGCTATCGCAGGTCCGGAGACTATCTGATGATAGGCGGCGGACGAAAAAAGCTAAAAGAGTACTTAATCGATGAAAAAATTCCAAGGCAGGAGCGAGACGCACTGCCGCTTTTAGCGGCTGGCGCCCATATTTTATGGGTATGGGGGCATCGAATCAGCGAAGGAGCAAAGGTTACGGAAAATACGCAGCAGGTGCTGCATGTGAGGAGGCTTTTAGATGTTTCAGGATCGGATTCATGTGATGATTGA